One genomic segment of Gossypium arboreum isolate Shixiya-1 chromosome 3, ASM2569848v2, whole genome shotgun sequence includes these proteins:
- the LOC108477173 gene encoding uncharacterized protein LOC108477173 translates to MGILCKVVDMLLLVAFMVMLVAGPLIDAQLVLPETTFPEVLVRLKQQYAAEYQDYLMVEKPHFFVALVWLELIFQWPLVLLNIYGILASKHWFHTTCLIYGASVITAMTALLGELMGSQKGSDKLLTVYSPFMGLGVLAFLRGLVPNSGKARTIGKRPAMAREKRA, encoded by the exons ATGGGAATTTTATGCAAGGTAGTTGATATGCTGCTGTTGGTGGCGTTTATGGTGATGCTTGTAGCCGGACCTTTAATCGATGCGCAGCTGGTTTTGCCGGAGACCACTTTCCCGGAGGTGCTCGTCCGTTTGAAGCAGCAATATGCGGCGGAGTACCAAGATTATTTGATGGTGGAGAAGCCTCATTTCTTCGTGGCCTTGGTCTGGTTGGAGCTTATTTTCCAGTGGCCTCTGGTTTTGCTTAACATTTATGGGATTTTGGCATCCAAGCATTGGTTCCATACCACTTGTCTCATCTATGGTGCCTCTGTTATTACTGCCATG ACCGCTTTATTAGGGGAGCTGATGGGATCCCAGAAGGGATCAGATAAATTGTTGACAGTGTACTCTCCTTTCATGGGACTCGGTGTTTTAGCCTTCCTGCGAGGGCTGGTTCCAAACTCAGGCAAGGCTCGGACCATTGGCAAAAGACCTGCAATGGCTAGGGAGAAAAGGGCTTGA